A DNA window from Impatiens glandulifera chromosome 7, dImpGla2.1, whole genome shotgun sequence contains the following coding sequences:
- the LOC124945902 gene encoding protein P21-like — MIMRSLTTCQFCGLSFLLILLALLLSPEAQGATFEIRNNCPYTVWAAASPGGGRQLDHGQVWFLDVAAGTKMARIWGRTNCNFDWSGRGHCQTGDCGGVLQCTGWGVPPNTLAEYALNQFNNLDFWDISLVDGFNIPMEFGPTWSGQGKCHPISCTANINGECPNELRTAGGCNNPCTVFRTPQFCCTNGPCGATDLSRFFKARCPDAYSYPQDDASSTFTCPGGTNYKVVFCPLGATNNNTNLPLKMYGSE; from the coding sequence ATGATCATGAGATCTTTAACAACTTGTCAATTCTGTGGCTTGTCTTTTCTCCTAATTCTTTTGGCCCTTCTTCTAAGCCCGGAGGCGCAAGGAGCCACCTTCGAGATTCGTAACAACTGCCCTTATACTGTTTGGGCTGCCGCCTCGCCTGGAGGGGGGCGTCAACTGGACCACGGTCAAGTATGGTTTCTAGATGTTGCTGCCGGAACAAAGATGGCTCGAATTTGGGGACGGACTAACTGCAACTTTGATTGGAGCGGCAGGGGTCATTGCCAGACAGGGGACTGCGGTGGGGTTCTCCAGTGCACCGGATGGGGAGTGCCTCCGAATACCTTGGCAGAGTACGCCCTGAACCAGTTCAACAACCTAGACTTTTGGGACATATCTCTCGTAGATGGATTCAATATCCCTATGGAGTTTGGCCCGACTTGGTCGGGCCAGGGGAAATGCCACCCCATCTCTTGCACAGCCAACATTAACGGGGAGTGCCCGAATGAACTCAGGACTGCGGGTGGATGCAATAATCCGTGTACAGTTTTCAGAACACCTCAATTTTGTTGCACCAACGGCCCTTGTGGAGCTACAGATTTATCGAGGTTTTTTAAAGCAAGGTGCCCGGATGCCTATAGTTATCCTCAGGATGATGCCAGTAGCACATTCACCTGCCCAGGTGGGACTAACTATAAGGTGGTGTTTTGCCCACTTGGTGCAACCAATAATAATACTAATCTTCCTCTTAAAATGTATGGATCTGAATGA